Proteins co-encoded in one Myxococcus xanthus genomic window:
- a CDS encoding DUSAM domain-containing protein, whose protein sequence is MSKTLDWNPIRALARRVLREGQPLVLSDEVRALLLRSAREVAIRDADVGRALATDVDALKLLEAISDRIRKGSLRLSRTLSEAVRRRDAGDVDGARQLLHDALAVEVVPIYRDSLYAYVESLDDEPSTDTEA, encoded by the coding sequence ATGTCCAAAACGCTCGACTGGAACCCCATCCGGGCGCTGGCTCGGCGTGTGCTGCGCGAAGGACAGCCGCTCGTATTGTCCGATGAGGTGCGCGCGCTATTGCTTCGCTCTGCCAGGGAGGTCGCAATCCGTGATGCCGATGTTGGGCGTGCCCTGGCCACGGACGTCGACGCACTGAAGCTCCTCGAGGCGATATCCGACCGCATTCGCAAAGGGTCACTGCGCCTGTCTCGCACCCTGAGCGAAGCCGTGCGCCGCAGGGATGCGGGGGACGTTGATGGTGCTCGCCAGCTACTCCATGACGCATTGGCTGTCGAAGTGGTGCCGATCTATCGGGACAGCCTGTACGCATATGTGGAGTCCCTTGATGACGAGCCATCGACCGACACCGAGGCGTGA
- a CDS encoding DUSAM domain-containing protein produces the protein MPTQRDWDAVKDLSRRITDPVQPFLTTETRALVQATAHDVGISPSETARALQDDESAAVLVREIASRISTGSRRLSRTLVEVDRRRDAGDLEGARQLLQDVLAVEVVPHYVDILNTYLQAVDDAP, from the coding sequence ATGCCCACCCAGCGGGATTGGGACGCGGTCAAAGACCTGAGCCGCCGTATCACGGACCCGGTTCAGCCCTTCCTCACCACCGAAACGCGCGCCCTTGTCCAGGCCACGGCGCACGACGTGGGGATTTCGCCTAGCGAAACAGCGCGTGCGCTCCAGGACGACGAAAGCGCCGCAGTTCTTGTGAGGGAGATTGCATCCCGCATCTCCACCGGGTCGAGGCGCCTGTCTCGCACCTTGGTTGAAGTCGATAGACGCCGGGATGCTGGGGACTTGGAGGGGGCTCGCCAGCTGCTCCAGGACGTCTTGGCCGTGGAGGTCGTGCCTCATTACGTGGACATCCTGAACACGTACCTTCAGGCAGTGGACGACGCGCCGTAG
- a CDS encoding 3-keto-5-aminohexanoate cleavage protein: MSTPMVITAAMVGAETTREQTPHLPITAEEIAEDAARCREAGAAMVHLHVRTPDGKPSQDAELFRAAIRAIRKRTDVLIQTSTGGAVGMTVDQRCGPLTLTGEDRPDMATLTTGTVNFGEEVFWNPRPLVRDIARRIRAIGLRPELECFDVGMIDEARYLAKEGLVDLPAHFDFVLGVPGTLQPRPEVLDFMIASLPEGSTWTVAGVGRHQLAYVDEAAKRGGNARVGLEDNIYVSKGVLAKGNWELVAEAAKRARAHGREPATPEQARKLLRLS, translated from the coding sequence ATGAGCACGCCCATGGTCATCACCGCGGCCATGGTGGGCGCGGAGACGACGCGCGAGCAGACGCCGCACCTGCCCATCACCGCGGAGGAGATCGCCGAGGACGCCGCGCGTTGCCGCGAGGCCGGCGCGGCGATGGTGCACCTGCACGTGCGCACGCCGGACGGCAAGCCGTCGCAGGACGCGGAGTTGTTCCGCGCGGCCATCCGCGCCATCCGCAAGCGCACGGACGTGCTCATCCAGACGTCCACGGGCGGCGCGGTGGGCATGACGGTGGACCAGCGCTGCGGGCCGCTGACGCTCACCGGCGAGGACCGGCCGGACATGGCCACCTTGACGACGGGCACGGTGAACTTCGGCGAGGAGGTCTTCTGGAATCCCCGGCCGCTCGTGCGTGACATCGCCCGGCGCATCCGGGCGATTGGCCTGCGGCCGGAGCTGGAGTGCTTCGACGTGGGCATGATTGACGAGGCCCGCTACCTGGCGAAGGAAGGGCTGGTGGACCTGCCAGCGCACTTCGACTTCGTGCTCGGCGTGCCGGGCACGTTGCAGCCGCGTCCGGAGGTGCTGGACTTCATGATTGCCTCGCTGCCGGAGGGCTCCACCTGGACGGTGGCCGGCGTGGGGCGTCACCAGCTGGCCTACGTGGACGAGGCGGCGAAGCGGGGCGGCAACGCGCGCGTGGGCCTGGAGGACAACATCTACGTGTCCAAGGGCGTGCTCGCGAAGGGCAACTGGGAGCTCGTCGCAGAGGCGGCGAAGCGCGCGCGTGCCCATGGCCGCGAGCCCGCCACGCCGGAGCAGGCGCGCAAGTTGTTGCGGTTGTCGTAA
- a CDS encoding hotdog fold domain-containing protein → MSTGTKAIIRLRMSSHDAHYGGNLVDGARMLGLFGDVATELCIRSDGDEGLFRAYDSVEFLAPVYAGDFIEAEGEIISAGNTSRKMRFEARKVIKPRPDVNDSAADVLAEPVVVCRATGTCVVPKDKQRGQT, encoded by the coding sequence GTGAGCACGGGAACGAAGGCGATCATCCGGCTGCGCATGAGCAGCCACGACGCACATTACGGCGGCAACCTGGTCGACGGCGCGCGGATGCTGGGCCTCTTTGGCGACGTGGCCACGGAGCTGTGCATCCGCAGCGACGGGGACGAGGGCCTGTTCCGCGCCTATGACTCGGTGGAGTTCCTGGCCCCGGTGTACGCGGGCGACTTCATCGAGGCGGAGGGCGAAATCATCAGCGCGGGCAACACGTCTCGGAAGATGCGCTTCGAGGCGCGCAAGGTCATCAAGCCGCGGCCGGACGTGAATGACTCGGCGGCGGACGTCCTGGCGGAGCCGGTGGTGGTGTGCCGGGCCACGGGGACGTGTGTGGTGCCCAAGGACAAGCAGCGGGGGCAGACATGA